A single region of the Triticum dicoccoides isolate Atlit2015 ecotype Zavitan chromosome 2B, WEW_v2.0, whole genome shotgun sequence genome encodes:
- the LOC119364178 gene encoding putative protein TPRXL: MEEKAPETVAAPAAVLAVDQEVAYCSEHPYPPGAAAAAGVAAGSGICAFCLQEKLGMLVSSSKSSPFHPPPSSVTPTTPPPNRLASESLYSSTASAMAIPPHKGKTSSSAPAPVASGLRRSKSVAPRPEEPPLSSGITADSPRKKSFWSFLYPSSSSGHRSGSSSLASGEGTASARRKSVSVASATSASLGRRLEAIEEPESPGRRSEGSSSSSFGRKVARSRSVGCGSRSFSGDFLERLSTGFGDCALRRVESHREPKPKGSALGHLGGARDAGDGDEDYEYTQQHRIKCAGFFGGIGAAPPASSSYWLSAPNGGSGAAAGGNTRVSGTRSHRGWAWALASPMRALRPTSSTSSKTIMSASATAGGSAVATS; encoded by the coding sequence ATGGAGGAGAAAGCGCCGGAGACGGTGGCGGCCCCGGCGGCGGTACTTGCGGTGGATCAAGAAGTGGCGTACTGCAGCGAGCATCCCTACCCGCCGGGCGCCGCGGCGGCCGCAGGGGTGGCTGCCGGCAGTGGCATCTGCGCCTTCTGCCTGCAGGAGAAGCTTGGCATGCTGGTCTCGTCCTCCAAGTCCAGCCCCTTCCACCCGCCGCCTTCCTCCGTCACCCCGACCACCCCTCCGCCCAACAGGCTCGCCTCTGAGTCTCTTTATTCTTCCACCGCCTCTGCCATGGCGATCCCGCCGCACAAGGGCAAGACCTCGTCCTCGGCGCCCGCCCCGGTCGCCAGTGGGCTCAGGAGGAGCAAGTCCGTCGCGCCGCGGCCGGAGGAGCCGCCGCTGTCGTCGGGGATCACCGCTGACAGCCCCCGCAAGAAGAGCTTCTGGTCCTTCCTCTACCCCTCCTCCTCCAGCGGCCACCGGAGTGGGTCGTCGTCTCTGGCCAGTGGGGAGGGCACCGCGTCGGCGAGGAGGAAGTCGGTGTCGGTGGCTTCGGCGACGTCGGCATCGCTGGGGCGGAGGCTGGAGGCGATAGAggagcccgagagccccggccgccgcagcGAGGGGTCGTCGTCCTCGTCATTCGGGAGAAAGGTGGCGCGCTCGCGCTCCGTGGGGTGCGGCAGCCGCAGCTTCTCGGGGGACTTCTTGGAGCGCCTCTCCACCGGCTTCGGCGACTGCGCGCTCCGGCGCGTCGAGTCCCACCGCGAGCCCAAGCCCAAGGGAAGCGCGCTCGGCCACCTTGGCGGCGCCCGCGACGCCGGTGACGGCGACGAGGACTACGAGTACACGCAGCAGCACAGGATCAAGTGCGCCGGGTTCTTCGGCGGCATCGGCGCCGCGCCCCCGGCCTCGTCCTCCTACTGGCTCTCCGCGCCTAACGGCGGgagcggcgccgccgccggcggcaaCACGAGGGTTTCTGGCACGCGGAGCCACCGGGGCTGGGCGTGGGCGCTGGCGAGCCCCATGAGGGCGCTGAGGCCGACGAGCTCCACGTCCAGCAAGACCATCATGTCGGCATCCGCGACGGCAGGTGGATCGGCGGTGGCGACGAGTTAG